One genomic region from Ruficoccus amylovorans encodes:
- a CDS encoding LysE family translocator has product MTVVLLKGFVLGFIFSVIMVPGTVWCVQVTRRYGLRAGLAAALGITLGQGAWITTSVALMAVLWMLPLQSELTWIFRVLAALTLVYMALVMFRARRADSLDCPVLPGGASRIFRGTMAVSMGMPMRFFGYMAFCVAAGLEDHLPNQPGHALMVVVGAVCGTAVWWLYMVTLARVFGRRVPERISLRSINKLNPLGGGILLLVAVMTLLPLLARG; this is encoded by the coding sequence GTGACCGTCGTCTTGCTCAAGGGCTTCGTGCTCGGTTTTATCTTTTCCGTCATCATGGTGCCCGGAACCGTTTGGTGTGTCCAGGTCACCCGGCGTTACGGGCTGAGGGCAGGATTAGCCGCGGCGCTTGGAATCACGCTGGGGCAGGGAGCCTGGATTACCACATCGGTCGCGCTGATGGCGGTGCTGTGGATGCTGCCGCTCCAGTCGGAGTTGACCTGGATTTTCCGCGTGTTGGCCGCTCTGACACTGGTTTATATGGCCTTGGTCATGTTCCGGGCGCGTCGGGCGGATTCCCTGGACTGCCCCGTCTTGCCCGGCGGGGCCAGCCGGATATTCCGGGGTACGATGGCGGTATCGATGGGCATGCCGATGCGCTTTTTCGGATACATGGCTTTCTGCGTCGCGGCGGGGCTGGAAGACCACCTGCCCAATCAGCCCGGCCATGCCTTGATGGTGGTGGTCGGGGCGGTCTGCGGGACTGCCGTGTGGTGGCTCTACATGGTGACGCTGGCGCGCGTGTTTGGCCGCAGGGTACCGGAGCGGATCAGCCTGCGTTCCATTAACAAGCTTAACCCGCTGGGAGGAGGCATCCTGTTGCTGGTGGCGGTGATGACGCTCCTTCCGCTGCTGGCGCGAGGATAA
- a CDS encoding M48 family metallopeptidase: MHPFLIAILVLIGLKLVAELVLDWLNRGEVLRHADSIPAAFAGIMDEETYKKSVSYTLTHTNFGMIQTAWDAVVLAVVLASGLLPWLFYGLTGWVGDGLWGQGLVLFVILIALSLPGVPLELYSTFKIEARYGFNKTTLGTWISDKLKGLLLAAILGYPLLCLLLWFFRILPNSWWFWAFVAFFGFQLLLLLLYPRLILPLFNKLSPLPDGELRSRLLKLGERTGFSARTIHVMDGSRRSTHSNAFFTGFGKFRRIVLYDTLVEQLEDIELESVLAHEIGHYKKGHVPKMLIISALASLVGFGVLGLLAGQAWFYEAFGFQLADGMVPALLLFMLLSGLFSFWLSPLLNGLSRKHEYEADAFARKVMGDDPQPLIASLHKLTEKNLGNLTPHPFYSAFHYSHPTLLERETALKGG, encoded by the coding sequence ATGCATCCCTTCCTGATCGCAATTCTCGTCCTGATCGGCCTGAAACTGGTGGCCGAACTGGTGCTCGACTGGCTCAACCGCGGAGAAGTCCTCCGCCACGCCGACAGCATCCCCGCGGCTTTCGCCGGGATTATGGACGAGGAAACCTACAAAAAATCCGTTTCCTACACCCTCACGCACACGAATTTCGGGATGATTCAAACCGCCTGGGATGCCGTCGTCCTGGCCGTGGTGCTGGCTTCGGGGCTGTTGCCGTGGCTCTTTTACGGGCTGACCGGGTGGGTCGGGGACGGGCTCTGGGGGCAGGGGCTGGTGCTGTTTGTCATCCTGATCGCGCTCTCGCTGCCGGGCGTCCCGCTGGAGCTGTACAGCACGTTCAAGATCGAGGCCCGCTACGGCTTTAACAAAACCACGCTGGGCACCTGGATCAGCGACAAGCTCAAGGGCCTGCTCCTGGCGGCCATCCTTGGCTACCCGCTGCTGTGCCTGCTGCTGTGGTTTTTTCGCATTTTGCCGAACTCGTGGTGGTTTTGGGCCTTCGTGGCGTTTTTCGGCTTCCAACTGCTCTTGCTCCTGCTCTATCCGCGCCTGATCCTGCCGCTCTTTAATAAGCTTTCGCCCCTGCCCGACGGCGAACTGCGCTCCCGCCTGCTCAAGCTCGGGGAGCGCACGGGCTTCTCGGCCCGGACCATCCATGTGATGGACGGCAGCCGCCGCTCCACCCACTCGAACGCCTTTTTCACCGGCTTTGGGAAGTTCCGCCGCATCGTGCTCTACGATACGCTGGTCGAGCAACTGGAGGACATCGAGCTGGAGAGCGTGCTCGCGCACGAGATCGGGCACTATAAGAAGGGCCACGTGCCGAAGATGCTCATCATCTCCGCGCTGGCCAGCCTGGTGGGCTTCGGTGTGCTCGGGCTGCTGGCCGGACAGGCGTGGTTTTACGAGGCTTTCGGCTTCCAACTGGCCGACGGGATGGTCCCGGCTCTGTTGTTGTTTATGCTGTTGAGCGGGTTGTTCAGCTTCTGGCTCTCGCCGCTGCTCAACGGCCTCTCCCGCAAGCACGAGTACGAGGCCGACGCCTTTGCCCGCAAGGTCATGGGCGATGACCCGCAGCCGCTCATCGCCTCACTGCACAAGCTGACCGAGAAAAACCTCGGCAACCTCACCCCGCACCCCTTTTACAGCGCCTTCCACTACTCCCACCCAACCCTGCTGGAACGTGAAACCGCCCTCAAGGGCGGGTGA
- a CDS encoding endonuclease/exonuclease/phosphatase family protein, with amino-acid sequence MPFALSGAETVRVATYNLENYLPMGRMADGHWRTDYPKPEAEKKALREVIRAVAADVLAVQEIGGPDYLEELQHDLRAEGLDYPYAAVMMGPDDERRTAVLSCLPFARVLQHDRLGFTFDGQREQVRRGLLEVQFETAGVPWALFVVHLKSRWTIRDSDPLAAKQRAGEAQATRDLIRANYPDPDTANYLIAGDFNDSRESTPLRRFLSVGKRELAQFIEAQDSRGEVWTFHYHKRDLYERVDFLLVSPALARRVVEGSARIIDIQPATRTASDHRPVCVELAF; translated from the coding sequence GTGCCGTTCGCTTTGAGCGGGGCCGAGACTGTCCGGGTGGCGACCTATAATCTGGAAAACTACCTGCCGATGGGGCGGATGGCTGACGGCCACTGGCGGACGGACTACCCTAAGCCGGAGGCGGAAAAAAAAGCCCTGCGCGAAGTTATCCGCGCCGTCGCCGCCGATGTGCTCGCCGTGCAGGAAATCGGTGGCCCCGACTACCTGGAGGAACTCCAGCACGACCTGCGGGCCGAGGGGCTCGACTACCCGTACGCCGCCGTCATGATGGGGCCGGACGACGAGCGCCGCACCGCCGTGCTCTCATGCCTGCCCTTCGCGCGCGTGCTTCAGCACGACCGGTTGGGGTTCACCTTCGACGGCCAACGCGAGCAGGTCCGCCGGGGCTTGCTGGAGGTACAGTTTGAAACCGCCGGTGTGCCGTGGGCCTTGTTTGTCGTTCATCTGAAAAGCCGCTGGACGATTCGCGACTCCGACCCGCTGGCCGCGAAGCAGCGGGCCGGTGAGGCTCAGGCGACCCGCGACCTGATCCGCGCCAACTACCCCGACCCCGACACGGCCAACTACCTCATTGCGGGCGATTTTAACGACTCCCGCGAAAGCACGCCTCTGCGGCGTTTTCTCAGCGTGGGCAAGCGCGAGTTGGCGCAATTCATCGAGGCGCAGGATTCGCGGGGCGAGGTCTGGACGTTTCATTACCACAAGCGCGACCTCTACGAGCGGGTGGACTTCCTGCTGGTATCCCCCGCGCTGGCCCGGCGCGTGGTCGAAGGTTCGGCCCGCATCATCGACATCCAGCCCGCTACCCGCACCGCCAGCGACCACCGCCCCGTCTGCGTCGAACTGGCTTTCTAG
- a CDS encoding SDR family oxidoreductase — MSDSPARIAIVTGASSGIGEATVRRFVAQGYGVIGNARSADKLAALEQELGPRFKGVAGSAAEQAVIDSLFTAAKDTFGREADLVVANAGTGLGGSVQSADIEKYETIWKLNVEGALRLMQTAAKKLVAKQEKDYPQSAADLVVIGSVVGKQISPFSAVYGSTKWAVHSLTEGLRREIGPKGVRVTIVAPGIVVSGFQDGAGYSDETVKHFHESFGPLLVGDDIAEAIEHLVGLPAHIHISDITVRPTRQDYP, encoded by the coding sequence ATGTCAGATTCCCCCGCACGCATCGCCATCGTGACCGGAGCCAGCTCCGGCATCGGTGAAGCCACCGTCCGCCGCTTTGTAGCCCAGGGCTACGGCGTCATCGGCAACGCCCGCTCCGCCGACAAGCTCGCCGCGCTCGAACAGGAACTGGGCCCCAGATTCAAGGGCGTGGCCGGAAGCGCCGCCGAACAGGCCGTCATCGACTCGCTCTTTACCGCCGCCAAGGACACGTTCGGGCGCGAGGCTGACCTCGTCGTGGCCAACGCCGGGACCGGTCTGGGCGGGTCCGTCCAGAGCGCCGACATCGAAAAGTACGAGACCATCTGGAAGCTCAACGTCGAGGGCGCCCTGCGACTCATGCAGACCGCCGCCAAAAAGCTTGTCGCCAAGCAGGAGAAGGATTACCCGCAATCGGCGGCCGACCTCGTCGTCATCGGCTCGGTCGTGGGCAAGCAGATCTCGCCCTTCAGCGCCGTGTACGGCTCGACCAAGTGGGCCGTCCACTCGCTGACCGAGGGCCTGCGCCGTGAGATAGGCCCCAAGGGCGTGCGCGTCACCATCGTCGCGCCGGGGATCGTCGTGAGCGGCTTCCAGGATGGGGCCGGTTACTCCGACGAAACCGTCAAGCACTTCCATGAGAGCTTTGGCCCGCTGCTGGTCGGCGACGACATCGCTGAGGCCATCGAGCACCTTGTCGGGCTACCCGCCCACATCCACATCAGCGACATCACCGTCCGCCCCACCCGCCAGGATTACCCCTGA
- a CDS encoding IS630 family transposase, producing MSRLGRPVTPIFLSEEEQSTLDGLIRKRNAPAQEVQRAKMVLLASQGLSNRAIADELSVHAQTVGYWRKRFAAGRLPSLSEAPRSGRPRTISDEQVAEVVRLTLEQKPEASTHWSTRLMAQSTGLSNKTISHIWRAFQLQPHRTESFTLSKDPYFVDKVRDVVGLCMSPPDNALVFCVDEKSQIQALERSQPILPLRPGAPERQTHDYYRHGTTSLFAALDVATGRVISSLKPRHRSREFLSFLRQIERTVPDGLDIHIVLDNYATHKTDTVNQWLSKRPHWHLHFIPTHSSWLNQVERFFALITSRAIRRGSFGALDQLKRAINQYIEQHNQNPKPFVWTASADAILAKVAQLCSKLR from the coding sequence ATGTCACGTTTGGGCAGGCCGGTAACGCCAATATTCTTATCCGAGGAAGAGCAATCGACCCTTGATGGGTTGATTCGTAAGCGTAACGCACCGGCGCAGGAGGTTCAACGGGCGAAGATGGTCTTGCTGGCTTCGCAGGGGCTGAGCAATCGGGCCATTGCGGATGAGTTGTCCGTCCATGCCCAGACCGTGGGCTACTGGCGAAAGCGTTTTGCCGCCGGTCGCTTGCCTTCGTTGAGCGAAGCGCCTCGCAGTGGGCGTCCCCGTACGATCAGCGATGAGCAGGTGGCCGAAGTGGTGCGTCTGACTTTGGAGCAGAAGCCGGAGGCGTCCACTCACTGGAGCACGCGCTTGATGGCCCAGAGCACGGGTTTGTCCAATAAAACCATCTCGCACATCTGGCGTGCCTTTCAGTTGCAACCGCATCGCACTGAGAGCTTCACCCTCTCCAAAGACCCTTACTTTGTGGACAAGGTGCGCGACGTGGTGGGCCTGTGCATGAGCCCGCCGGACAACGCCCTGGTCTTCTGCGTGGATGAAAAGAGCCAGATTCAGGCCCTGGAACGCAGCCAGCCGATCCTGCCCTTGCGTCCGGGCGCGCCCGAGCGGCAGACCCACGATTACTACCGCCACGGCACCACCTCGCTTTTTGCAGCTCTTGACGTGGCCACTGGACGGGTCATTAGCAGCCTCAAACCACGCCACCGCAGCCGTGAGTTCCTCAGTTTCCTGCGCCAGATCGAACGCACCGTGCCCGATGGACTCGACATCCACATCGTCTTGGACAACTACGCCACCCACAAAACCGACACCGTCAACCAGTGGCTCAGCAAGCGGCCGCACTGGCACCTGCATTTTATCCCCACTCACTCCAGTTGGCTCAATCAGGTCGAACGCTTCTTCGCCCTCATTACCTCCCGGGCCATCCGCAGAGGCTCCTTCGGAGCCCTTGACCAACTTAAGCGGGCCATCAACCAATACATCGAACAACACAACCAAAATCCAAAGCCCTTCGTCTGGACCGCTTCCGCAGATGCTATCCTCGCTAAAGTTGCTCAATTATGCAGTAAACTTCGGTAA
- the xseB gene encoding exodeoxyribonuclease VII small subunit, whose amino-acid sequence MPKTQTTEEAASFEEALERLENIVESLESGDIPLADLVTKYETGTRLAKFCQRKLDQAEQKIEKLRQEDGQVSLEPFDAPADS is encoded by the coding sequence ATGCCGAAAACGCAAACGACGGAAGAAGCTGCGTCTTTCGAGGAAGCACTGGAACGACTGGAAAACATCGTTGAGAGCCTCGAAAGCGGAGACATCCCGCTCGCCGACCTGGTCACCAAATACGAAACGGGCACCCGGCTGGCGAAGTTTTGCCAACGCAAACTGGACCAAGCAGAACAAAAAATCGAAAAACTCAGGCAGGAAGACGGACAGGTCAGCCTCGAACCCTTCGACGCGCCCGCCGATTCCTGA
- a CDS encoding cysteine desulfurase, translated as MIPNKSNGTALADHPEVDVAAWRKDFPILAREVNGKPLVYLDNAASAQKPLAVIERIERYYSQEHANIHRGVHFLSQEATGAYEAARETVARYFNAAEARECIFTRGATEAINLVASTWGEANLHTGDEILLTVMEHHANIVPWQLLESRLGVKLVVAPVSDAGELLIDEWEKLIGPRTKLVALCHASNSLGTINPAKELIAKAHAHGIPVLLDGAQSSAHLKIDVRDLDCDWFVCSGHKLFGPTGIGVLYGKAELLGAMPPYQGGGDMIERVSFSGTTFRGLPELFEAGTPNIAGAIGLAAALDYVESIGHPAIAAQEADLLAYATAQLEQIEGLTIYGRAARKVALISFNIAGIHPNDIGTMLDSDGIAVRTGHHCTMPLWERFGLTGTARASFAFYNTRQEIDALVASLNKLRKLFLP; from the coding sequence ATGATTCCAAATAAGAGCAATGGAACTGCGCTCGCCGACCATCCCGAAGTGGATGTGGCGGCGTGGCGCAAGGATTTCCCGATACTGGCCCGCGAAGTCAACGGCAAGCCGCTGGTGTATCTCGACAACGCCGCCTCCGCCCAGAAGCCGCTCGCCGTCATCGAGCGTATCGAGCGCTACTACTCACAGGAGCACGCCAACATCCACCGTGGCGTCCACTTCCTGAGCCAGGAGGCGACCGGGGCCTACGAAGCCGCCCGTGAGACGGTGGCCCGGTACTTCAATGCCGCCGAGGCGCGCGAGTGCATTTTCACACGCGGGGCGACCGAGGCCATCAACCTCGTGGCCAGCACCTGGGGCGAGGCCAACCTGCACACTGGAGACGAGATCCTGCTCACCGTGATGGAGCACCACGCGAACATCGTCCCGTGGCAACTGCTCGAAAGTCGCCTCGGAGTGAAGCTCGTGGTCGCGCCCGTCTCGGACGCGGGCGAACTGCTCATCGACGAGTGGGAAAAGCTTATCGGCCCGAGAACGAAACTGGTCGCTCTTTGCCACGCCTCCAATTCCCTCGGCACGATCAACCCGGCCAAAGAACTCATCGCCAAGGCCCACGCCCACGGCATCCCTGTGCTCCTCGACGGTGCCCAGTCTTCCGCCCACCTCAAGATCGACGTGCGCGACCTCGACTGCGACTGGTTCGTGTGCAGCGGGCACAAGCTTTTCGGGCCGACCGGGATCGGCGTCCTCTACGGCAAGGCCGAGCTCCTCGGCGCCATGCCCCCCTATCAGGGCGGTGGCGACATGATCGAGCGGGTCAGCTTCTCCGGCACGACCTTCCGGGGCCTGCCCGAGCTTTTCGAGGCCGGCACGCCCAACATCGCCGGAGCCATCGGACTGGCCGCCGCGCTCGACTACGTGGAGAGCATCGGCCACCCGGCCATCGCCGCGCAGGAGGCCGATCTCCTCGCCTACGCCACCGCGCAGCTTGAGCAAATCGAGGGCCTGACCATTTACGGGCGTGCCGCGCGCAAGGTTGCGCTCATTTCCTTCAACATCGCAGGCATCCACCCCAACGACATCGGCACCATGCTCGACTCCGATGGCATTGCCGTACGCACCGGCCACCATTGCACCATGCCCCTGTGGGAACGCTTTGGACTCACCGGCACCGCCCGAGCCTCCTTCGCGTTTTACAATACCCGCCAGGAAATCGACGCCCTCGTCGCCAGCCTGAACAAGCTCCGCAAGCTGTTTCTCCCGTAG
- the sufU gene encoding Fe-S cluster assembly sulfur transfer protein SufU — protein sequence MPLTPELYQEILLDHSKHPRARGLLEAPTHGAEAKNPEAGDEVALTLRTDPKGKIVAIGWEAAGSAVLRASCSLMSERVNGLDIDEAKALAGRFRAFLTGPEPAEAETDFWEDAAALGGIRHLPPRVKCAMLPWRALLAVEEV from the coding sequence ATGCCGCTGACACCGGAGCTTTACCAGGAAATCCTGCTCGACCACAGCAAGCATCCGCGTGCGCGCGGCCTGCTCGAAGCCCCCACCCACGGTGCCGAGGCCAAGAACCCCGAGGCCGGTGACGAAGTGGCGCTCACTCTGCGCACCGACCCCAAAGGCAAAATCGTCGCCATCGGCTGGGAGGCCGCCGGAAGTGCCGTGCTGCGTGCTTCGTGTTCGCTCATGAGCGAGCGGGTCAACGGCTTGGACATTGACGAGGCCAAGGCGCTGGCCGGGCGCTTCCGCGCATTTCTGACCGGCCCCGAACCGGCGGAGGCCGAGACGGACTTTTGGGAAGACGCCGCCGCCCTCGGAGGCATCCGCCACCTGCCCCCGCGTGTCAAATGCGCCATGCTTCCCTGGCGGGCACTGCTCGCGGTCGAGGAAGTGTGA
- the dxs gene encoding 1-deoxy-D-xylulose-5-phosphate synthase: protein MAILPSIKGPQDVKALSKEDLPQLAKEIRQEILEVTSENGGHVGPNLGVVELTIMLHRHFSTPQDRFVFDVSHQGYVHKLLTGRQGEKFRKLRHSEGYSGFLMRDESEHDCFGAGHAGTALSAAVGMATARDLNESPEHVIAVIGDAALTCGITMEALNNIKASCKKLIVILNDNKWSIAPNVGAIPTYLNELITNPVYNRFHQDVESFLNAVPGGQAIKKFGKKVKQETKDFLIDQNPSLFEKYGLRYIGPIDGHDMELMDQYMQFAKESNEPVILHVLTTKGKGFDVAMGDPEKWHGTSPFCLTSGKSKPGKASAPPAYQDVFGKALVDFAKADKRVVGITGAMPSGTGLKHLADEVPGQYFDVGIAEEHAVLFAAGLATSNIKPVVAIYSTFLQRGIDPIMHDVALQKLDVMFCMDRAGLSPNDGPTHHGLFDITYLRGVPNVIIMQPKDEDELVDMMKTGLDFKGPSFIRYPRGSGVGVHMKDEPEALEIGKSETLREGDDIIIWALGPMVQDAFKLANKISAEQGLSVGVVNARFAKPIDTTQLFKDAKHARLIVTMEDHIRKGGFGSAVLEELQDEGIMTPVVRIGWPDKFVAHGSSNADLRAANGLSPQDMENDILTRFRSLPAATVEAASESVTFPSGK, encoded by the coding sequence ATGGCTATACTTCCCTCCATCAAGGGCCCTCAGGACGTTAAAGCGCTCAGCAAGGAAGACCTTCCGCAGCTGGCCAAGGAAATCCGCCAGGAAATCCTCGAGGTGACTTCTGAAAACGGTGGCCACGTCGGCCCGAACCTCGGTGTCGTCGAGCTGACCATCATGCTGCACCGGCACTTCAGCACGCCGCAGGACCGTTTCGTCTTCGACGTGTCGCACCAGGGCTACGTCCACAAGCTGCTCACCGGCCGCCAGGGGGAAAAATTCCGCAAGCTGCGCCACAGCGAGGGTTACAGCGGCTTCCTCATGCGCGACGAGTCCGAGCACGACTGCTTCGGCGCCGGGCACGCCGGTACGGCCCTCTCCGCCGCCGTCGGCATGGCCACCGCCCGCGACCTCAATGAGAGCCCCGAGCACGTCATCGCCGTGATCGGCGACGCCGCCCTGACCTGCGGCATCACGATGGAGGCCCTCAACAACATCAAGGCCAGTTGCAAGAAGCTCATCGTCATCCTCAATGACAACAAGTGGTCGATCGCCCCGAATGTCGGCGCCATCCCCACCTACCTCAACGAGCTCATCACCAACCCGGTTTACAACCGCTTCCACCAGGACGTGGAGAGCTTCCTCAACGCCGTCCCCGGCGGCCAGGCGATCAAGAAATTCGGCAAAAAGGTCAAGCAGGAGACCAAGGACTTCCTCATCGACCAGAACCCCTCCCTTTTCGAGAAGTACGGCCTGCGCTACATTGGCCCCATCGACGGCCACGACATGGAGCTGATGGACCAGTACATGCAGTTCGCCAAGGAGTCGAACGAGCCCGTCATCCTGCATGTGCTCACGACCAAGGGCAAAGGCTTCGACGTCGCCATGGGCGACCCGGAGAAGTGGCACGGCACCAGCCCCTTCTGCCTCACCAGCGGTAAGTCCAAGCCCGGCAAGGCCAGCGCCCCGCCCGCCTACCAGGACGTTTTCGGCAAGGCCCTGGTGGACTTCGCCAAGGCCGACAAGCGCGTCGTCGGCATCACCGGCGCCATGCCCTCGGGCACCGGCCTCAAGCATCTCGCCGACGAGGTTCCCGGCCAGTACTTTGACGTGGGCATCGCCGAGGAGCACGCCGTGCTCTTCGCCGCCGGCCTGGCCACCAGCAACATCAAGCCCGTCGTCGCCATCTACTCAACCTTCCTCCAGCGCGGCATCGACCCGATCATGCACGACGTCGCCCTGCAAAAGCTCGACGTGATGTTCTGCATGGACCGTGCCGGGCTCTCCCCCAACGACGGGCCGACCCACCACGGCCTCTTCGACATCACCTACCTGCGCGGCGTCCCGAACGTCATCATCATGCAGCCCAAGGACGAAGACGAACTGGTGGACATGATGAAAACCGGCCTCGATTTCAAGGGCCCGAGCTTCATCCGCTACCCGCGCGGCTCTGGCGTCGGCGTCCACATGAAGGACGAGCCCGAAGCCCTCGAAATCGGCAAGTCCGAGACCCTGCGCGAAGGCGACGACATCATCATCTGGGCCCTCGGGCCGATGGTGCAGGACGCCTTCAAGCTCGCCAACAAGATTTCCGCCGAACAAGGCCTGAGCGTCGGCGTGGTCAACGCCCGCTTTGCCAAGCCCATCGACACCACGCAGCTTTTCAAGGACGCCAAGCACGCGCGCCTCATCGTCACGATGGAAGACCACATCCGCAAGGGTGGCTTCGGTAGCGCCGTACTCGAAGAGCTTCAGGACGAGGGCATCATGACGCCGGTCGTCCGCATCGGCTGGCCGGACAAGTTCGTCGCCCACGGCAGCAGCAATGCCGACCTGCGCGCCGCCAACGGCCTCAGCCCGCAGGACATGGAGAACGACATCCTCACCCGATTCCGTTCCCTGCCCGCCGCCACCGTCGAAGCCGCCTCCGAAAGCGTCACCTTCCCCAGCGGGAAATAG
- the hisF gene encoding imidazole glycerol phosphate synthase subunit HisF, translating into MKETANSGQVSVRIIPCLDVHAGRVVKGVNFVNLIDAGDPVEQAKAYEAQGADELVFLDITASSDERAIMRDVVERTASECFMPVTVGGGLRTVDDIRAMLNAGADKVSLNTAAVQNPDLIREASEIFGNQCIVVAIDAKRVAPADTEEASPLRSQKGSSPQGDGGESSGEEPKLTWKVFTHGGRKETEWDVIDWAREVVRLGAGEILLTSMDSDGTKAGYDIELTRAVSEAVEVPVIASGGAGTLDHLVDVLRDGKASAVLAASIFHFGTYSILEAKQKLAGAGLPVRLPLEA; encoded by the coding sequence GTGAAAGAGACGGCAAACTCCGGGCAAGTCAGTGTCCGTATTATTCCCTGCCTCGATGTCCACGCCGGGCGTGTAGTCAAGGGGGTCAATTTCGTCAATCTGATCGACGCGGGCGACCCGGTCGAGCAGGCCAAAGCCTACGAGGCTCAGGGGGCGGACGAGTTGGTGTTTCTCGACATCACGGCCTCCAGTGACGAGCGGGCGATCATGCGGGATGTGGTCGAGCGCACGGCCTCGGAGTGCTTCATGCCGGTGACGGTCGGGGGCGGCCTGCGCACGGTGGACGACATCCGTGCCATGCTCAATGCCGGGGCCGACAAGGTTTCGCTCAACACCGCCGCCGTCCAGAACCCGGACCTTATTCGCGAGGCATCCGAGATTTTCGGCAATCAGTGTATCGTCGTCGCCATCGACGCTAAGCGGGTTGCGCCCGCGGACACTGAGGAGGCAAGCCCCCTACGGAGCCAGAAAGGCTCCTCCCCCCAGGGGGACGGTGGTGAATCCTCGGGGGAAGAGCCGAAGCTGACCTGGAAAGTTTTTACGCACGGGGGACGCAAGGAAACCGAATGGGACGTGATCGACTGGGCTCGCGAAGTCGTGCGGCTGGGCGCGGGGGAAATCCTCCTGACCAGTATGGACTCCGACGGCACCAAGGCCGGGTATGACATCGAACTGACCCGCGCCGTGAGCGAAGCGGTGGAGGTGCCGGTTATCGCTTCGGGCGGGGCGGGCACGCTTGACCACCTCGTGGATGTGCTCCGCGACGGCAAAGCCAGCGCCGTGCTGGCGGCGTCGATTTTCCACTTCGGCACGTACTCGATCCTGGAGGCGAAGCAGAAACTGGCCGGAGCCGGGTTGCCCGTGCGCCTGCCACTCGAAGCTTGA